In the Brachyhypopomus gauderio isolate BG-103 chromosome 4, BGAUD_0.2, whole genome shotgun sequence genome, one interval contains:
- the LOC143511908 gene encoding uncharacterized protein C11orf42-like, translating into MASASSVSPDSLKMETVDKLWQCVRMKVVSRLFGPRVTAVPSLQDACLFHPLCVIGKRVERSLPMRKVRSLFPLGPLLDLMDDPGDPTLTSDAKDGLRREAPVHCNFLHEQFLSGVGHIRVQVRDFYKESQAFPMAPRKKLYLRSSLPWLHSVRRLYLLSEVFCSSTCRLQLLGSRCVELHLEPDTPLGFTCLKLSVSPSGLVEVQSGREDNYPHPQARWAKYGSAQYISLVGGDTSEQRVSSLLSQIAFFMSHPSTLPVPRPARHMPGRRAERWERAPHSSGYRQVENSSEDRLLPDEEDSSVGVKGCVEDNESMKDAQNKG; encoded by the exons ATGGCGAGCGCGAGCTCCGTTAGTCCAGACAGCTTAAAAATGGAAACTGTCGACAAGCTGTGGCAGTGTGTGAGGATGAAG GTGGTCTCCAGGTTATTTGGGCCCAGAGTGACGGCCGTCCCCAGCCTCCAGGACGCCTGCCTATTTCACCCCCTTTGTGTGATTGGCAAACGAGTGGAGCGCTCTCTGCCCATGAGAAAAGTCCGCAGCCTCTTCCCCTTAGGGCCACTCCTTGACCTTATGGATGACCCTGGTGACCCAACCTTGACCTCTGATGCAAAGGACGGCCTGCGGAGGGAGGCGCCGGTCCACTGCAACTTCCTGCATGAACAGTTTCTCAGTGGGGTTGGGCACATACGGGTACAG GTGAGGGACTTCTATAAGGAGTCTCAAGCGTTCCCCATGGCACCGAGGAAGAAGCTGTATCTGAGGAGCAGTCTCCCGTGGCTGCACTCTGTTCGGAGGCTCTACCTGCTCAGCGAGGTCTTCTGCTCCTCCACATGTAGGCTGCAACTGCTGGGAAGCCGATGTGTGGAGCTGCACCTGGAGCCCGACACTCCGCTGGGCTTTACCTGCCTAAAGCTCTCCGTGTCTCCCTCTGGCCTGGTGGAAGTGCAGAGCGGTCGGGAAGACAACTACCCACACCCCCAGGCCCGTTGGGCCAAGTACGGATCCGCGCAGTACATCAGCCTGGTCGGAGGGGACACGTCTGAGCAGAGAGTCTCGAGTTTGCTCTCACAGATTG cattcTTCATgtctcacccctccaccctgcctGTGCCAAGACCAGCCAGGCACATGCCCGGCAGGCGTGCGGAGCGGTGGGAGAGAGCCCCCCACTCCTCAGGGTACAGACAGGTTGAGAACTCCTCAGAGGACAGACTGCTACCTGATGAGGAGGACAGCTCAGTGGGAGtgaaggggtgtgtggaggatAACGAGAGCATGAAGGACGCGCAAAATAAAGGATAA